The DNA segment AGGATGCTATCCAAATTAATGCACCTGAAATGTTATATAAAGCAAATCTTTTAAAATCTAATTTTACAACACCAGCAAAAATCGGTGCAAAAGTCCTTACTATTGGTACAAATCTGCCCATGATCAGGGCAAAGGCCCCCTGTTTGTGGTAATATTCCTCGGCAGCCTTTAAATAACGTCGTTTAAAGAAGAAAGATTCTTTCCGGTGGTATAGCACCGGCCCGGTCTTTCGGCCAAACCAATAGCCAACAAAATTACCTGAAACAGCAGATACACACAACCCAAAGATCAGGACGTATATATTTACATCTAATTTATCTGTTGCGACAAACATCCCGGCAAGAAACAAAAGATA comes from the Pedobacter heparinus DSM 2366 genome and includes:
- a CDS encoding DedA family protein — protein: MQDFWNSLQHFIDPEKLLREGGFYVVMFVIFAETGLFFGFFLPGDYLLFLAGMFVATDKLDVNIYVLIFGLCVSAVSGNFVGYWFGRKTGPVLYHRKESFFFKRRYLKAAEEYYHKQGAFALIMGRFVPIVRTFAPIFAGVVKLDFKRFALYNISGALIWIASLTLLGYFLGKRFEKEISDYLLYIIIGFIVITTIPLIVTFVRKKVVKDNNDELSNTEQ